The Gordonibacter urolithinfaciens genome contains a region encoding:
- a CDS encoding transketolase has translation MTELERRANDMRADIVRMIAEAGSGHPGGSLSCADILAALYFGGVLEHDPLNPQWEGRDRFILAKGHAAPALYAVLAQAGYFPREELATLRKLGSRLQGHPDSNQVPGVEVSTGSLGQGLSVAAGAAAGLKLDGAPQTVFALLGDGECQEGQVWEAAMFAAHRQLDNLVAVVDRNGLQIDGRTCDVCDPGDLGAKFAAFGWDVAEVDGHDLDALVAVLGAAKAGRDGRPHAVIARTVKGKGVPFMENEAGWHGKAPNAEQAAEALAALEGGVGKESIRG, from the coding sequence ATGACCGAGCTTGAACGGCGTGCTAACGACATGCGCGCCGACATCGTGCGCATGATCGCGGAGGCGGGGAGCGGGCATCCCGGCGGGTCGTTATCATGCGCCGACATACTCGCGGCGCTGTACTTCGGCGGCGTGCTGGAGCACGACCCGCTCAACCCGCAGTGGGAGGGGCGCGACCGCTTCATCCTGGCCAAGGGGCACGCGGCACCGGCGCTTTACGCCGTGCTCGCCCAGGCGGGCTACTTCCCGCGCGAGGAGCTGGCCACGCTGCGCAAGCTGGGCAGCCGGCTGCAAGGACATCCGGACTCGAACCAGGTGCCCGGCGTGGAGGTGTCCACGGGCTCGCTCGGACAGGGGCTGTCCGTCGCGGCGGGGGCCGCGGCCGGCCTGAAGCTGGACGGCGCCCCCCAGACGGTGTTCGCGCTGCTGGGCGACGGCGAGTGCCAGGAGGGCCAGGTGTGGGAGGCCGCCATGTTCGCGGCGCACCGGCAGCTGGACAACCTCGTGGCCGTCGTCGACCGCAACGGCCTGCAGATCGACGGGCGCACCTGCGACGTGTGCGACCCCGGCGACCTGGGCGCGAAGTTCGCGGCGTTCGGCTGGGACGTGGCGGAGGTCGACGGCCACGACCTGGACGCCCTCGTAGCGGTGCTCGGGGCTGCGAAGGCCGGTCGCGACGGCAGGCCGCATGCGGTCATCGCCCGCACCGTCAAGGGCAAGGGCGTGCCGTTCATGGAAAACGAGGCGGGTTGGCACGGGAAGGCCCCGAATGCCGAACAGGCCGCCGAGGCGCTCGCCGCGCTCGAGGGCGGCGTGGGGAAGGAGTCGATCCGTGGTTAA
- the prfB gene encoding peptide chain release factor 2, which yields MADSEHDIEQMAARVADARGFLHIDDKTAELARLDEEIAAPGFWDDAAHAQGVSKQASNLRETIREYDEAAALLDDARAALELAGEDEAFAAEADDALARLSGLLDALEITSWFSERFDGGDAILTVNPGSGGLEAQDWTDMLYRMYVRYAEKKDWKVTILDVVPGEGIGLDKATIQIEGRNAFGMLKSENGVHRLVRISPTDDKKRRHTTFAGVEVLPVLPDDIEVDLNPADVRVDVYRSSGPGGQCVNTTDSAVRLTHLPTNIVVTCQNEKSQLQNKEAAFRVLKAKLYEREEQKRQEELAELRGDRMDNTFGSQIRNYVLYPYQMVKDVRSGVETGNVDAVLDGDLEEFVIGYHKWRVSQ from the coding sequence ATGGCAGACAGCGAACACGATATCGAGCAGATGGCGGCGCGCGTGGCCGACGCGCGCGGCTTCCTGCACATCGACGACAAGACGGCCGAGCTGGCAAGGCTCGACGAGGAGATAGCCGCGCCCGGGTTCTGGGACGATGCGGCGCATGCGCAGGGCGTCTCGAAGCAGGCCTCGAACCTGCGCGAGACCATCCGCGAGTACGACGAGGCCGCGGCGCTGCTGGACGACGCCCGCGCGGCGCTCGAGCTGGCGGGGGAGGACGAGGCCTTCGCCGCGGAGGCCGACGACGCCCTCGCGCGCCTGTCCGGCCTGCTCGACGCGCTGGAGATCACCTCGTGGTTCTCGGAGCGCTTCGACGGCGGCGACGCCATCCTCACGGTGAACCCCGGATCCGGCGGCCTCGAGGCGCAGGACTGGACCGACATGCTCTACCGCATGTACGTGCGCTATGCCGAGAAGAAGGACTGGAAGGTCACTATCCTCGACGTGGTGCCCGGCGAGGGCATAGGCCTCGACAAGGCCACCATCCAGATCGAGGGCCGCAACGCGTTCGGCATGCTGAAGAGCGAGAACGGCGTGCACCGCCTCGTGCGCATCAGCCCCACCGACGACAAGAAGCGCCGCCACACCACGTTCGCGGGAGTGGAGGTGCTGCCGGTGCTGCCCGACGACATCGAGGTGGACCTCAACCCCGCCGACGTGCGCGTGGACGTGTACCGCTCGAGCGGCCCCGGCGGCCAGTGCGTGAACACCACCGACTCGGCCGTGCGCCTCACGCACCTCCCCACGAACATCGTGGTGACGTGCCAGAACGAGAAGTCCCAGCTCCAGAACAAGGAGGCGGCGTTCCGCGTGCTCAAGGCGAAGCTCTACGAGCGCGAGGAGCAGAAGCGCCAGGAGGAGCTGGCCGAGCTGCGCGGCGACCGCATGGACAACACGTTCGGCAGCCAGATCCGCAACTACGTGCTCTATCCCTACCAGATGGTGAAGGACGTGCGCAGCGGCGTGGAGACCGGCAACGTGGATGCCGTCCTCGACGGCGACCTGGAGGAGTTCGTGATAGGCTACCATAAATGGAGGGTGTCCCAATAA
- a CDS encoding S41 family peptidase, with product MAKHGDNKQVAASARKARLRNLRLMRAFAFVVILCTAFVAGFAVRSNDALLESLGFTALLESGDSTAGTAASKDKNTYNALSARVAEVEDALANDSLDSYDLDAATMSVLDAFADTTEDAYLRYYDPARYSSLMHDSSGSYAGVGVLFSEYNGLAYVVDVFDGSVAQAAGVRQGDFVVAIDGDRGQEWSMNEVTASLDRAEGDTVVVTWRRPATLEAEGGEEFTTTLACSKYDVKNVTTSLEGTVGYLKVRQLTQTSADLVKQALADLGSQGALSFVLDIRDNPGGYLTQAVDLASLFVKSGSIVQIETKDGKSVKSATGNVATDKPLVVLVNENTAAAAEVLAAALQENQRATLVGASTLGKGSVQVVRDLSFGGALRYTAAYYLTPQGRTINDVGVTPDVSVGLGGEAGSDNQRSLALETAQSLARE from the coding sequence ATGGCCAAGCATGGCGACAACAAGCAGGTTGCGGCGTCCGCGCGCAAGGCGCGGCTCCGCAACCTGCGCCTCATGCGGGCGTTCGCGTTCGTCGTGATACTGTGCACGGCCTTCGTGGCCGGCTTCGCCGTGCGCAGCAACGACGCGCTGCTCGAGTCGCTCGGCTTCACGGCGCTGCTCGAGAGCGGCGACTCCACGGCCGGCACGGCGGCCTCGAAGGACAAGAACACCTACAATGCGCTGTCGGCGCGCGTTGCCGAGGTGGAGGACGCGCTCGCCAACGACTCGTTGGACTCCTACGACTTGGACGCGGCCACCATGAGCGTGCTCGATGCGTTCGCCGACACGACCGAGGACGCCTACCTGCGCTACTACGATCCGGCGCGCTACTCCTCGCTCATGCACGACAGCTCGGGCAGCTATGCGGGCGTGGGCGTGCTGTTCTCGGAGTACAACGGGCTGGCGTACGTCGTGGACGTGTTCGACGGCTCCGTGGCCCAGGCGGCAGGCGTGCGCCAGGGCGACTTCGTGGTGGCCATCGACGGCGACCGCGGCCAAGAGTGGTCGATGAACGAGGTCACGGCCTCGCTCGACCGTGCCGAGGGCGACACCGTCGTGGTCACGTGGCGGCGTCCGGCCACGCTCGAGGCCGAGGGCGGGGAGGAGTTCACCACGACGCTGGCCTGCTCGAAGTACGATGTGAAGAACGTCACGACGAGCCTCGAGGGCACCGTGGGCTACCTCAAGGTGCGGCAGCTGACGCAGACGTCGGCCGACCTCGTGAAGCAGGCGCTCGCGGACCTGGGCTCCCAAGGGGCGCTCTCGTTCGTGCTCGACATCCGCGACAACCCGGGCGGCTACCTCACGCAGGCCGTGGACCTGGCCAGCCTGTTCGTGAAGAGCGGCTCCATCGTGCAAATCGAGACGAAGGACGGCAAGAGCGTGAAGTCCGCCACGGGCAACGTGGCGACGGACAAGCCGCTCGTGGTGCTGGTGAACGAGAACACGGCTGCCGCGGCCGAGGTGCTGGCGGCGGCGCTGCAGGAGAACCAGCGCGCCACGCTCGTGGGCGCTTCCACGCTGGGCAAAGGCTCCGTGCAGGTGGTGCGCGACCTGAGCTTCGGCGGCGCGCTGCGCTACACGGCGGCCTACTACCTCACCCCCCAGGGGCGGACCATCAACGACGTGGGCGTGACGCCCGACGTGTCGGTGGGCCTCGGCGGCGAGGCCGGCAGCGACAACCAGAGAAGCCTGGCCCTGGAAACCGCCCAGTCGCTCGCGCGGGAGTAG
- a CDS encoding MarR family winged helix-turn-helix transcriptional regulator, whose protein sequence is MDGSSGDADAVSKRREEIDDLLSGTFNSILRIEEQSLDNRLTHGLTITEVHTIVAIGLHERNPMNVVAARLNVTLATLTTAVGKLASKGFVERTRAEDDRRKVLVSLTKKGRQVLRAHNLFHHQMIDEALADLSEEEERVFAEALCKVKAFFDSQA, encoded by the coding sequence ATGGACGGTTCCTCCGGGGATGCCGATGCCGTGTCCAAGCGGCGCGAGGAGATCGACGATCTGCTGTCCGGCACGTTCAACTCCATCCTGCGGATCGAGGAGCAGTCGCTCGACAACCGCCTGACGCACGGGCTCACCATCACCGAGGTGCACACCATCGTGGCCATCGGCCTGCACGAGCGCAATCCGATGAACGTGGTCGCGGCTCGCCTGAACGTGACGCTGGCCACGCTGACCACGGCGGTGGGCAAGCTGGCGAGCAAGGGCTTCGTGGAGCGCACGCGCGCCGAGGACGACCGGCGCAAGGTGCTCGTGTCGCTCACCAAGAAGGGCCGGCAGGTGCTGCGCGCCCACAACCTGTTCCACCACCAGATGATCGACGAGGCGCTGGCCGATCTTTCCGAGGAGGAGGAACGCGTGTTCGCCGAGGCGCTTTGCAAGGTGAAGGCGTTTTTCGACTCCCAGGCGTAG
- the secA gene encoding preprotein translocase subunit SecA, whose amino-acid sequence MAGFLSRLLTLGEGKQLKNYEALAQKVNALEGGMQAKSDAELAALTAAFRERADNGEDLKSLLPEAFAAVREASVRTLGLRHFDVQLIGGMALNDGQIAEMKTGEGKTLVSTLAGYLNALNGTNVHIVTVNDYLARRDSEWMGQIYRFLGMDVGLIQNGMRPDKKIPAYRAEVTYGTNSEFGFDYLRDNMVTRAEARVQRGHHFAIVDEVDSILIDEARTPLIISGAGTQAAETYNKFARVMPGLVPEVDFDMDEAKKTINATEGGLEKIEAMLGIDDIYADPSGQLANHLQQALKAQFLFHRDVDYVVVDGEVKIVDEFTGRIMEGRRWSEGLHQAVEAKERVLVREENQTLATITLQNYFRLYEKLSGMTGTAMTEDAEFREIYKLPVVAIPPNRPVARKDEDDLIYRTVEAKFNAVADDVAARNAKGQPCLIGTVSIESSEKLSRLLDKRGIKHETLNAKNHEREAHIIAQAGRVGAVTIATNMAGRGTDILLGGNPDVMAEDALRAQGLDPDRSPEDVAAEGDEAAAPAPTEEQRAAALAEAKRVCAAEHDQVIAAGGLTVIGTERHESRRIDNQLRGRAGRQGDPGTTQFYLSLEDDLMRLFGGNRMDSIGRMMEKTDMPDDMPIQAGMVSKAIESAQRQVESMHFSARKNVLEYDDVMNLQRAAIYGERNAILDGKDLSERIPEIVRDAAEAVVAENCPDKAPSDDWDVRPVETWAANMTGRDDFKVADVDHEDDPGLLADALVEYLDGVYAEKAEQLGEPVMKMLESQVMLRIIDTRWMAHLQEMDYLKSGIGLRAFGQRDPLVEYKNEAYNAFQNLTSSMYEDYLRTLLRLQVAVQQAPQLAEEKSPLDGKVSYSSPEQALEQTGVAAARRQAPAAAPGGQSAPPPKPAAAKPQTFEKDKDDPFANVGRNDPCPCGSGKKFKKCHGANQ is encoded by the coding sequence ATGGCAGGATTCCTATCCAGGCTGCTGACGCTCGGCGAGGGCAAGCAGTTGAAGAACTACGAGGCGCTCGCGCAGAAGGTCAACGCCCTCGAAGGCGGGATGCAGGCGAAGTCCGACGCCGAGCTTGCCGCCCTCACCGCCGCCTTCCGCGAGCGCGCCGACAACGGCGAGGACCTGAAGAGCCTGCTGCCCGAGGCGTTCGCCGCCGTGCGCGAGGCGTCCGTGCGCACGCTCGGCCTGCGCCACTTCGACGTGCAGCTCATCGGCGGCATGGCGCTCAACGACGGGCAGATCGCCGAGATGAAGACCGGCGAGGGCAAGACGCTCGTGTCCACGCTGGCCGGCTACCTGAACGCGCTCAACGGCACCAACGTGCACATCGTCACCGTGAACGACTACCTGGCCCGCCGCGACAGCGAGTGGATGGGCCAGATCTACCGCTTCCTGGGCATGGACGTGGGCCTCATCCAGAACGGCATGCGCCCCGACAAGAAGATCCCCGCCTACCGGGCCGAGGTCACCTACGGCACCAACTCCGAGTTCGGCTTCGACTACCTGCGCGACAACATGGTCACGCGCGCGGAGGCCCGCGTGCAGCGCGGCCACCACTTCGCCATCGTCGACGAGGTGGACTCCATCCTCATCGACGAGGCCCGCACCCCGCTCATCATCTCGGGCGCCGGCACGCAGGCGGCCGAGACGTACAACAAGTTCGCGCGCGTCATGCCCGGCCTCGTCCCCGAGGTGGACTTCGACATGGACGAGGCGAAGAAGACCATCAACGCCACCGAGGGCGGCCTGGAGAAGATCGAGGCCATGCTCGGCATCGACGACATCTACGCCGACCCGTCGGGCCAGCTGGCGAACCACCTGCAGCAGGCGCTCAAGGCGCAGTTCCTGTTCCACCGCGACGTGGACTACGTGGTGGTGGACGGCGAGGTGAAGATCGTCGACGAGTTCACCGGCCGCATCATGGAGGGCCGCCGCTGGTCGGAGGGCCTGCACCAGGCCGTGGAGGCCAAGGAGCGCGTGCTCGTGCGCGAGGAGAACCAGACGCTGGCCACCATCACGCTGCAGAACTACTTCCGCCTCTACGAGAAGCTCTCCGGCATGACCGGCACGGCCATGACCGAGGACGCCGAGTTCCGCGAGATCTACAAGCTGCCGGTCGTGGCCATCCCGCCGAACCGCCCCGTCGCGCGAAAGGACGAGGACGACCTCATCTACCGCACGGTGGAGGCGAAGTTCAACGCCGTGGCCGACGACGTGGCCGCGCGCAACGCCAAGGGCCAGCCCTGCCTCATCGGCACGGTGTCCATCGAGAGCTCCGAGAAGCTCTCGCGCCTCTTGGACAAGCGCGGCATCAAGCACGAGACGCTCAACGCGAAGAACCACGAGCGCGAGGCGCACATCATCGCGCAGGCCGGCCGCGTGGGCGCCGTGACCATCGCCACGAACATGGCCGGCCGCGGCACCGACATCCTGCTCGGCGGCAACCCCGACGTCATGGCCGAGGACGCCCTGCGCGCGCAGGGGCTCGACCCCGACCGCAGCCCGGAGGACGTGGCGGCCGAGGGCGACGAGGCTGCGGCCCCCGCGCCCACCGAGGAGCAGCGCGCCGCGGCGCTCGCCGAGGCGAAGCGCGTGTGCGCCGCCGAGCACGACCAGGTCATAGCCGCCGGCGGCCTCACCGTCATCGGCACCGAGCGCCACGAGTCGCGCCGTATCGACAACCAGCTGCGCGGCCGCGCCGGACGCCAGGGAGACCCGGGCACCACGCAGTTCTACCTGTCGCTCGAGGACGACCTCATGCGCCTGTTCGGCGGCAACCGCATGGACTCCATCGGGCGCATGATGGAGAAGACCGACATGCCCGACGACATGCCCATCCAGGCCGGCATGGTGTCGAAGGCCATCGAGAGCGCGCAGCGCCAGGTGGAGAGCATGCACTTCTCAGCCCGCAAGAACGTGCTCGAGTACGACGACGTCATGAACCTGCAGCGCGCCGCCATCTACGGCGAGCGCAACGCCATCTTGGACGGCAAGGACCTCTCCGAGCGCATCCCCGAGATCGTGCGCGACGCGGCCGAGGCCGTGGTCGCGGAGAACTGCCCCGACAAGGCGCCTTCCGACGACTGGGATGTGAGGCCCGTGGAGACGTGGGCCGCCAACATGACGGGCCGCGACGACTTCAAGGTGGCCGACGTCGACCACGAGGACGATCCCGGCCTTCTGGCCGACGCGCTCGTGGAGTACCTGGACGGCGTGTACGCCGAGAAGGCCGAGCAGCTGGGCGAGCCGGTCATGAAGATGCTTGAGAGCCAGGTCATGCTCCGCATCATCGACACGCGCTGGATGGCCCACCTCCAGGAGATGGACTACCTCAAGTCCGGCATCGGGCTGCGCGCGTTCGGCCAGCGCGACCCGCTCGTCGAGTACAAGAACGAGGCCTACAACGCCTTCCAGAACCTCACGTCGTCCATGTACGAGGACTACCTGCGCACGCTGCTGCGCCTGCAGGTTGCCGTGCAGCAGGCCCCGCAGCTCGCCGAGGAGAAGAGCCCGCTCGACGGCAAGGTGAGCTACTCGTCGCCCGAGCAGGCGCTCGAGCAGACGGGCGTGGCCGCCGCACGCCGCCAGGCGCCCGCCGCCGCGCCTGGCGGCCAGTCCGCGCCGCCACCGAAGCCGGCGGCCGCGAAGCCGCAGACGTTCGAGAAGGACAAGGACGACCCCTTCGCGAACGTGGGCCGCAACGACCCGTGCCCCTGCGGCTCGGGCAAGAAGTTCAAGAAGTGCCACGGCGCGAACCAGTAG
- a CDS encoding transketolase family protein: MVKLADGAQAQQKKATRAAYGATLAELASEGVPVVAVDADLTGSTTTKKLADAGFADRLFNCGIAEQNMVDVAAGLAITGHVAFTGSFAVFGTGRAYDQIRNTVCYSNLDVKIAPTHAGISVGPDGGSHQMLEDVSLMRGLPNMRVLVPADYAAARAALRLAAATPGPVYVRMGRASVPCVYADDVELELGRAYVLREGADATIVACGVEVEQALKAAELLAAEGIEAEVIDAFSVKPLDEETILASVGKTGCAVVAEEHSVMGGLGSAVAETLARTRPAPAEFVGMRDAFGKSGEFDELMAYFNLDARAIVEAVKKVMARKQV; this comes from the coding sequence GTGGTTAAGCTTGCAGACGGGGCCCAGGCCCAGCAGAAGAAGGCCACGCGCGCGGCCTACGGGGCGACGCTCGCCGAGCTCGCGTCCGAGGGCGTGCCCGTCGTGGCGGTGGATGCCGACCTCACGGGGTCCACGACCACGAAGAAGCTGGCCGACGCCGGTTTCGCCGACCGCCTGTTCAACTGCGGCATCGCCGAGCAGAACATGGTGGACGTGGCGGCGGGCCTGGCCATCACGGGGCACGTGGCCTTCACCGGCTCCTTCGCCGTGTTCGGCACGGGGCGCGCCTACGACCAGATCCGCAACACGGTGTGCTACAGCAACCTGGACGTGAAGATCGCCCCCACGCACGCCGGCATCTCGGTGGGCCCCGACGGCGGCAGCCACCAGATGCTCGAGGACGTGTCGCTCATGCGGGGCCTGCCGAACATGCGCGTGCTCGTGCCGGCCGACTACGCCGCCGCCCGCGCCGCGCTGCGCCTGGCCGCCGCCACGCCCGGCCCGGTGTACGTGCGCATGGGCCGCGCGAGCGTGCCGTGCGTCTACGCCGACGACGTGGAGCTGGAGCTCGGCCGCGCCTACGTGCTGCGCGAGGGCGCCGACGCCACGATCGTCGCCTGCGGCGTGGAGGTGGAGCAGGCGCTCAAGGCGGCCGAGCTGCTGGCCGCGGAGGGTATCGAAGCCGAAGTCATCGACGCGTTCTCCGTGAAGCCGCTCGACGAGGAGACGATCCTCGCCTCCGTGGGCAAGACGGGCTGCGCCGTGGTTGCCGAGGAGCACAGCGTGATGGGGGGCCTCGGCTCGGCCGTGGCCGAGACGCTGGCGCGCACCCGTCCGGCACCGGCGGAGTTCGTGGGCATGCGCGACGCCTTCGGCAAATCGGGCGAGTTCGACGAGCTGATGGCGTACTTCAACCTGGACGCGAGGGCGATTGTCGAAGCTGTGAAGAAGGTTATGGCCCGAAAGCAAGTCTGA
- a CDS encoding acyl carrier protein — MATIDTVKEVLVENLDLEADKITEEATLESLGIDSLDMVELICDLEEKCDVEFGEPEGIETVGQLVAHIDSL; from the coding sequence ATGGCTACCATCGACACCGTCAAGGAAGTGCTCGTGGAGAACCTCGATCTCGAGGCCGACAAGATCACCGAGGAGGCCACGCTCGAGTCGCTCGGCATTGACTCGCTCGACATGGTCGAGCTCATCTGCGACCTCGAGGAGAAGTGCGACGTCGAGTTCGGCGAGCCCGAGGGCATCGAGACGGTGGGCCAGCTGGTCGCGCACATCGACTCGCTGTAA
- the rnr gene encoding ribonuclease R, with protein MARKRSHTRRSPRSNPRGVLTVHGGGFGFVQTAEGAYFIPASKMAGAFDGDLVEVAPLPPTGGKGVARQPHQGAARPGDQPAARVLRVVDRAHDTLVGRYEVAEPFGVVVPEDARIPYDIFTMRSDHPDVPDGSLVRVRITAFPTRHTAATGVVEEVIGRTGDEGVGVDLIVARHKLETAFSDGALAEARAAVLDEAGALAEGYRDLRERFTLTIDPADARDFDDALSLHPVVLANDGMPRSVRAVDGRALAAARWRLGVHIADVSHYVPWNSSIDLDARRRATSVYLADRVIPMLPEELSGDLCSLKPGEVRRTMTADLYLDNDARLVGYELYPALIRSDARLTYDEAQALLEEAAGRDVDASGDDALTSRLARLSCLARRRAAAREAAGGLDFATVEAKVRLDAEGHPVGIDLRRKTDATSLVEEAMILANETVARHLRDARFPGIFRVHDKPSPDSLAALVPVFQEFAWFGGIDQNRLVAGDPHVLGQVLEASAGRPEGELVSTLVLRSMKRAVYRPACEPHYGLASGAYTHFTSPIRRYPDLVVHRMLKAQLTRRPERFDQEVAALPWIAEHSSNMERVAEKAARESQELKIVEYMERSVGQAFPAVVSGVTSYGVYVRLENTAEGLVPMKSLGREYFAFDPVLHRLTGEDTGTVYRLGQRLPVILAAADPRAGRLDFRPAREGGR; from the coding sequence ATGGCGCGCAAGCGGTCGCATACGCGACGCAGCCCCCGCAGCAACCCGCGCGGCGTGCTGACCGTCCACGGCGGCGGCTTCGGCTTCGTGCAGACGGCCGAGGGCGCCTACTTCATTCCCGCGTCGAAGATGGCCGGCGCCTTCGACGGCGACCTGGTGGAGGTGGCGCCGCTGCCGCCCACGGGCGGCAAGGGCGTCGCGCGCCAGCCGCATCAGGGTGCTGCCCGCCCTGGCGACCAGCCGGCCGCGCGGGTGCTGCGCGTCGTCGACCGCGCGCACGACACGCTTGTGGGCCGCTACGAGGTGGCCGAGCCCTTCGGCGTGGTGGTGCCCGAGGATGCGCGCATACCCTACGACATCTTCACCATGCGCTCCGACCATCCGGACGTGCCGGACGGCTCGCTCGTGCGCGTTCGCATCACCGCGTTCCCCACGCGCCACACCGCAGCAACCGGCGTGGTGGAGGAGGTCATCGGGCGGACGGGCGACGAGGGGGTGGGCGTGGACCTCATCGTGGCGCGCCACAAGCTGGAGACGGCGTTCTCGGACGGCGCGCTCGCCGAGGCGCGTGCCGCCGTGCTGGACGAGGCGGGCGCGCTCGCCGAGGGCTACCGCGACCTGCGGGAGCGCTTCACGCTCACCATCGACCCCGCCGACGCCCGCGACTTCGATGACGCCTTGTCGTTGCATCCCGTCGTTCTGGCGAACGACGGGATGCCCCGCAGCGTGCGGGCAGTGGATGGGCGCGCGCTAGCGGCGGCGCGCTGGCGGCTGGGGGTTCATATCGCGGACGTGTCGCATTACGTGCCGTGGAACTCGTCGATCGACTTGGATGCGCGACGGCGGGCGACGAGCGTGTACTTGGCCGACCGCGTGATACCCATGCTGCCCGAAGAGCTGTCGGGCGATCTGTGCTCGCTCAAGCCCGGCGAGGTGCGCCGCACGATGACGGCCGACCTGTACCTGGACAACGACGCGCGACTCGTGGGCTACGAGCTGTATCCGGCGCTCATCCGCTCGGATGCACGGTTGACCTACGACGAGGCGCAGGCCTTGCTGGAGGAGGCGGCGGGCCGCGACGTCGACGCGTCGGGGGACGATGCCCTCACAAGCCGGCTCGCGAGGCTCTCGTGCTTGGCGAGGAGGCGCGCGGCGGCTCGCGAGGCGGCCGGCGGGTTGGACTTCGCCACGGTGGAGGCGAAGGTGCGCTTGGATGCGGAAGGGCATCCTGTGGGCATCGACCTGCGCCGCAAGACGGATGCGACGTCGCTTGTGGAGGAGGCCATGATCCTGGCGAACGAGACGGTGGCGCGCCACCTGCGCGATGCCCGGTTCCCCGGCATCTTCCGCGTGCACGACAAGCCCTCTCCCGACAGCCTGGCCGCGCTTGTGCCGGTGTTCCAGGAGTTCGCCTGGTTCGGCGGCATCGACCAGAACCGGCTCGTGGCCGGCGACCCGCATGTGCTCGGCCAGGTGCTCGAGGCGAGCGCGGGGCGCCCCGAGGGCGAGCTCGTGTCAACGCTCGTGCTGCGCTCCATGAAGCGCGCCGTGTACCGCCCCGCCTGCGAGCCGCACTACGGGCTGGCCAGCGGGGCGTACACGCACTTCACGAGCCCCATCAGGCGCTATCCCGACCTCGTGGTGCATCGCATGCTCAAGGCGCAGCTGACGCGCCGCCCCGAGCGCTTCGACCAGGAGGTGGCGGCGCTGCCGTGGATAGCCGAGCACTCCTCGAACATGGAGCGCGTGGCCGAGAAGGCGGCGCGCGAGTCGCAGGAGCTCAAGATCGTGGAGTATATGGAACGTTCGGTGGGCCAGGCGTTCCCGGCCGTCGTGTCGGGCGTGACGAGCTACGGCGTGTACGTGCGGCTGGAGAACACGGCGGAGGGCCTTGTGCCGATGAAGAGCCTGGGCCGCGAGTACTTCGCGTTCGACCCGGTGCTGCACCGCCTGACGGGGGAGGACACGGGCACGGTCTACCGGCTGGGGCAGCGCCTGCCCGTCATCCTTGCGGCGGCCGACCCGCGCGCCGGCCGGCTCGACTTCCGCCCGGCGCGCGAAGGCGGGCGCTGA
- the ftsX gene encoding permease-like cell division protein FtsX, whose translation MSSFAYFIRESLKGFTRNLSTTLGSIVTIFLSLMIIGVFLVGGLVIENVVSGVENEVSIAAYVADDASQADIDKVEDYVRGLEGVASVTFTDKEQALENFRSSNTTDIIDALDGQNPLPASIDVELSDPQLVEQVAGSIWDNPTYQQIRDGETKSESLKYGQQTVEKLFTLTNYVRYIGIALIALLIFIAMVFINNTIRLAILARRKEIAIMRLVGASNGFIRGPFLMEGALHALIGSLLAVGVLELLRNTALPKLQGALPFLSFDVSLNMFLLIYAALVVAGLLIGLLGSALAMRRYLKV comes from the coding sequence ATGTCTAGTTTCGCTTACTTCATACGCGAGTCGCTCAAGGGCTTCACGCGCAACCTCTCGACGACGCTCGGCTCTATCGTCACCATCTTCCTGTCGCTTATGATCATCGGCGTGTTCCTCGTGGGCGGCCTCGTCATAGAGAACGTGGTGTCGGGCGTGGAGAACGAGGTGTCCATCGCGGCGTACGTTGCCGACGACGCCTCGCAGGCCGATATCGACAAGGTGGAGGACTACGTCCGCGGCCTCGAGGGCGTGGCGTCGGTGACCTTCACGGACAAGGAACAGGCGCTCGAGAACTTCCGCTCCTCGAACACCACCGACATCATCGACGCGCTCGACGGCCAGAACCCGCTGCCCGCGTCCATCGACGTGGAGCTGTCCGACCCGCAGCTGGTCGAGCAGGTGGCCGGCTCGATCTGGGACAACCCCACCTACCAGCAGATCCGGGACGGCGAGACGAAGTCCGAGTCGCTCAAGTACGGCCAGCAGACGGTGGAGAAGCTGTTCACGCTCACCAACTACGTGCGCTACATCGGCATCGCGCTCATCGCCCTGCTCATCTTCATCGCCATGGTGTTCATCAACAACACCATCCGCCTGGCCATCCTGGCGCGACGCAAGGAGATCGCCATCATGCGGCTCGTGGGCGCGTCGAACGGGTTCATCCGCGGGCCCTTCCTCATGGAGGGCGCGCTGCATGCGCTCATCGGCTCGCTTCTGGCAGTGGGCGTGCTGGAGCTCTTGCGCAACACGGCGCTGCCGAAGCTGCAGGGCGCGCTGCCGTTCCTGTCGTTCGACGTGAGCCTTAACATGTTCCTGCTCATCTATGCCGCGCTCGTCGTCGCGGGCCTGCTCATAGGCCTGCTGGGCTCGGCTCTGGCCATGCGCCGCTACCTGAAGGTGTAG